One Dunckerocampus dactyliophorus isolate RoL2022-P2 chromosome 18, RoL_Ddac_1.1, whole genome shotgun sequence genomic region harbors:
- the rnf113a gene encoding E3 ubiquitin-protein ligase RNF113A isoform X1, with translation MLLPKLDDEASKNKGALWRKSSLCLHEADGKMAEAEKSKEGSCTFLFRKSTKKFSGRKRQASDSDKDGNSDEDQSSVVRRDTKEKRMNPMIQKSKKVEKEAVSSSESGEDNEDKKITVSYKSSRSAKPEGPEDMGATATYQLDTERDKDAQAIFERSQKIQEELEGKEDDKIYRGINNYQKYIKPKDTTMGNASSGMVRKGPIRAPEHLRATVRWDYQPDICKDYKETGFCGFGDSCKFLHDRSDYKHGWQIERELEEGRYGANEEENYEVSSDEEDLPFKCFICRESYKSPIITKCRHYFCEACALQHYRKSKRCYVCNTQTNGVFNPAKELMAKIEKRKAAGDLPPSDEED, from the exons ATGCTGCTGCCGAAGCTGGACGACGAGGCGTCAAAAAACAAG GGGGCGCTGTGGCGAAAGAGCTCGCTGTGTTTACATGAAGCGGATGGCAAGATGGCGGAGGCAGAGAAGTCTAAAGAGGGCTCTTGcactttcttgttcagaaaatcCACAAAGAAATTCTCAGGACGGAAAAGGCAAGCCAGTGACAGCGACAAAG ATGGCAACAGTGACGAAGACCAGAGCTCTGTGGTCAGAAGGGACACGAAAGAAAAACGAATGAATCCGATGATTCAAAAG TCCAAGAAAGTGGAGAAGGAGGCTGTATCTTCCAGTGAAAGTGGTGAAGACAACGAGGACAAGAAGATAACTGTGTCCTACAAGTCCTCACGCTCCGCT aaaccaGAAGGCCCAGAGGACATGGGTGCGACAGCAACATACCAATTGGACACAGAGCGAGACAAGGATGCTCAGGCCAtctttgagaggagccagaaaATCCAGGAG GAGCTGGAGGGCAAAGAGGACGATAAAATCTACCGTGGCATCAACAACTACCAGAAATATATCAAACCAAAAGACACCACCATGGGCAACGCATCCTCAGGCATGGTCAG GAAAGGCCCGATCCGAGCCCCTGAACACCTGCGAGCCACAGTCAGGTGGGACTACCAGCCAGACATCTGCAAAGACTACAAGGAGACGGGTTTCTGCGGTTTTGGAG ACAGCTGCAAGTTCCTTCACGACAGGTCCGACTACAAGCACGGCTGGCAGATCGAAAGGGAGCTGGAGGAGGGCAGATACGGCGCAAACG AAGAGGAGAACTATGAGGTGAGCAGTGATGAGGAGGACCTGCCCTTTAAGTGCTTCATCTGCAGGGAGTCCTACAAGAGTCCCATCATCACAAA GTGCCGCCATTACTTCTGTGAGGCCTGCGCTCTTCAGCATTACCGCAAGTCCAAGCGCTGCTACGTGTGCAACACTCAGACCAACGGCGTCTTCAATCCAGCCAAGG AATTGATGGCAAAGATAGAGAAACGCAAAGCCGCCGGCGATCTGCCACCATCAGATGAAGAAGATTAG
- the rnf113a gene encoding E3 ubiquitin-protein ligase RNF113A isoform X2 yields MAEAEKSKEGSCTFLFRKSTKKFSGRKRQASDSDKDGNSDEDQSSVVRRDTKEKRMNPMIQKSKKVEKEAVSSSESGEDNEDKKITVSYKSSRSAKPEGPEDMGATATYQLDTERDKDAQAIFERSQKIQEELEGKEDDKIYRGINNYQKYIKPKDTTMGNASSGMVRKGPIRAPEHLRATVRWDYQPDICKDYKETGFCGFGDSCKFLHDRSDYKHGWQIERELEEGRYGANEEENYEVSSDEEDLPFKCFICRESYKSPIITKCRHYFCEACALQHYRKSKRCYVCNTQTNGVFNPAKELMAKIEKRKAAGDLPPSDEED; encoded by the exons ATGGCGGAGGCAGAGAAGTCTAAAGAGGGCTCTTGcactttcttgttcagaaaatcCACAAAGAAATTCTCAGGACGGAAAAGGCAAGCCAGTGACAGCGACAAAG ATGGCAACAGTGACGAAGACCAGAGCTCTGTGGTCAGAAGGGACACGAAAGAAAAACGAATGAATCCGATGATTCAAAAG TCCAAGAAAGTGGAGAAGGAGGCTGTATCTTCCAGTGAAAGTGGTGAAGACAACGAGGACAAGAAGATAACTGTGTCCTACAAGTCCTCACGCTCCGCT aaaccaGAAGGCCCAGAGGACATGGGTGCGACAGCAACATACCAATTGGACACAGAGCGAGACAAGGATGCTCAGGCCAtctttgagaggagccagaaaATCCAGGAG GAGCTGGAGGGCAAAGAGGACGATAAAATCTACCGTGGCATCAACAACTACCAGAAATATATCAAACCAAAAGACACCACCATGGGCAACGCATCCTCAGGCATGGTCAG GAAAGGCCCGATCCGAGCCCCTGAACACCTGCGAGCCACAGTCAGGTGGGACTACCAGCCAGACATCTGCAAAGACTACAAGGAGACGGGTTTCTGCGGTTTTGGAG ACAGCTGCAAGTTCCTTCACGACAGGTCCGACTACAAGCACGGCTGGCAGATCGAAAGGGAGCTGGAGGAGGGCAGATACGGCGCAAACG AAGAGGAGAACTATGAGGTGAGCAGTGATGAGGAGGACCTGCCCTTTAAGTGCTTCATCTGCAGGGAGTCCTACAAGAGTCCCATCATCACAAA GTGCCGCCATTACTTCTGTGAGGCCTGCGCTCTTCAGCATTACCGCAAGTCCAAGCGCTGCTACGTGTGCAACACTCAGACCAACGGCGTCTTCAATCCAGCCAAGG AATTGATGGCAAAGATAGAGAAACGCAAAGCCGCCGGCGATCTGCCACCATCAGATGAAGAAGATTAG
- the LOC129170885 gene encoding RUN domain-containing protein 3A-like — MEPGCVHTAMAMGLTSKKASVRSVGVERKNLITVCRFSVKTLLEKYTAEPIDDSAEEFINFAAILEHILSHRFKGSGSWFSSDGQRSFWEYIRLACSKVQNNCIASIENIENISASRAKGRAWIRVALMEKRLSEYVSTALRDTRTTRRFYDDGAIMLREEATVLTGMLIGLSAIDFSFCLKGETLDGKSPAVIDYTPYLKFTQSYDYLSDDEDRRSVDSSNSEESVPEHPYIPLVTDEESWSNKCRKMEQRFKIVYAQKGYLEELVRLRESQLKNVEMENKRLRAKVDELTVQSQREKKELEAIVLELQAQLSSLMPCDSSHLGKDLSMPLISQWSTVTNNQGGVQLFRRRSFHSLEQLSAEVSLNSDSQRTDERHNGDAAWTSAGKDTTPSMLGLCGSLASLPSSKSLTSLKSSECLVNISAEPSPALSPS, encoded by the exons ATGGAGCCCGGCTGCGTGCACACAGCAATGGCTATGGGTCTGACATCGAAGAAGGCGTCTGTCCGGAGCGTCGGCGTGGAGAGAAAAAATCTCATCACGGTGTGCAG ATTCTCAGTCAAGACTCTTCTGGAAAAATACACGGCCGAGCCCATCGACGACTCGGCAGAGGAGTTCATCAActtcgccgccatcttggagcACATCCTCAGCCACCGCTTTAAAG GCTCGGGCAGTTGGTTCAGCTCGGACGGACAGCGGAGCTTCTGGGAGTACATCCGACTGGCGTGCAGCAAGGTGCAGAACAACTGCATCGCCAGCATCGAGAACATCGAGAACATTAGCGCATCTCGAGCCAAG GGTCGAGCATGGATCCGAGTGGCGCTGATGGAGAAACGTCTGTCGGAATACGTGTCCACCGCCCTGAGGGACACCAGAACAACCAG GAGGTTTTATGACGACGGCGCCATCATGCTGAGAGAGGAGGCCACCGTCCTCACCGGCATGCTGATCGGGCTGAGCGCCATCGACTTCAG TTTCTGCTTGAAGGGTGAAACATTGGATGGGAAATCCCCGGCTGTGATTGACTACACTCCCTACCTGAAGTTCACCCAAAG CTACGACTATCTGAGCGACGACGAGGACCGGCGCAGCGTGGACAGTAGTAACAGCGAGGAGAGCGTTCCCGAGCATCCTTACATCCCGCTGGTGACTGACGAGGAGAGCTGGAGCAACAAGTGTCGCAAGATGGAGCAGCGCTTTAAGATCGTCTACGCCCAGAAG GGCTACTTGGAGGAGCTGGTGCGCCTGCGCGAGTCGCAGCTGAAGAACGTGGAGATGGAGAACAAGCGTCTGAGGGCCAAAGTGGACGAGCTGACGGTGCAGAGTCAGCGCGAGAAGAAGGAGCTGGAGGCCATTGTGCTGGAGCTGCAGGCTCAGCT CTCCTCCCTCATGCCTTGTGACTCCTCCCACCTGGGAAAAGACCTCTCCATGCCGCTCATCAGCCAGTGGTCCACCGTCACCAACAACCAAGGCGGCGTCCAGCTTTTCCGCAG GAGGAGTTTCCACAGTTTGGAGCAGCTTTCCGCTGAAGTCAGTCTGAACTCGGACTCGCAGAGGACCGACGAGAGGCACAATGGTGACGCCGCCTGGACCTCGGCAG GCAAGGACACCACCCCCTCCATGTTGGGCCTGTGTGGCTCGTTGGCGTCGCTGCCCAGCTCCAAATCCCTGACCAGTCTCAAGTCCAGCGAGTGTCTGGTCAACATCAGCGCAGAGCCCAGCCCAGCGCTCTCCCCCAGCTAG
- the zwi gene encoding zwilling, whose product MGNTSFTEGKTALTLGNTSIKRGKTKLAMGNSSISRGKSTTSMGSSTITSGKTKISLGGASFSRGTTTTSFRKAIFPKRKTL is encoded by the coding sequence atgggcaacaCCAGCTTTACCGAGGGCAAGACGGCCCTGACGCTGGGCAACACGAGCATCAAGCGGGGGAAGACCAAGCTGGCCATGGGGAACTCGTCCATCTCCAGGGGCAAGAGCACCACCTCCATGGGCTCCTCCACCATCACCAGCGGCAAGACCAAGATCTCCCTGGGGGGCGCCTCTTTCAGcagggggaccaccaccacctcctttCGGAAAGCCATCTTCCCCAAACGCAAGACGCTCTAG
- the fam117aa gene encoding protein FAM117A isoform X3, with product MSGRSGAAPRVCSNPNLMLLLPLRATVPYQLLLGREGKTAERSSSRPPKPTMRRTLSLDAIVAPYLQGQWPKEAEGPAGTLVSDKATQTPNCWAEEAQSRRSLGGHKRSASWGSAEHLKEVAKLRQQLQKRSRHAAPSASGHELTHHSLPGSHAAGVTQTTPLVPLNRLASRLRRSVEGLNLELEEVFVSEKRDDQHQILDIPDGHRAPAPLQRCSSGSQNPLNPSLFSPSQSPSPIGEQEPSACDILCPSPSTLFAPYGADPPLLQPCSPSPCPNQSFSFQRQPPEGCERVRVCEESMSACRDEPLLQPSCPDLNKVNFTPHGGSAFCPVSLLKPLLPSMDLLFRGLSVSPVTGCPGQASPTRQLGMQ from the exons ATGTCGGGCCGAAGTGGAGCAGCTCCTCGGGTCTGCAGCAACCCCAacctgatgctgctgctgccccTCAGGGCCACGGTGCCCTACCAGCTCCTCCTCGGCAGGGAGGGTAAGACGG CTGAGAGGAGTTCGTCCCGCCCGCCTAAGCCCACCATGCGGCGGACCCTGTCCCTGGACGCCATCGTGGCGCCCTACTTGCAGGGCCAGTGGCCCAAGGAGGCCGAGGGCCCGGCTGGGACGCTCGTCAGCGACAAAGCCACCCAG ACTCCAAACTGCTGGGCAGAGGAGGCCCAGTCAAGGAGAAGCCTCGGGGGACACAAGCGCTCGGCCTCATGGGGCAGCGCGGAGCACCTGAAGGAG GTGGCTAAACTGAGACAGCAGCTGCAGAAACGATCACGCCACGCCGCTCCTTCTGCATCGGGACACGAGCTGACGCATCATTCCCTGCCAGGAAGTCACGCGGCAGGCGTTACGCAG aCGACGCCACTCGTGCCACTGAACAGGCTGGCCTCACGGCTGCGGCGGAGCGTTGAGGGTCTCAacctggagctggaggaggtgttTGTGTCGGAGAAGCGCGACGACCAACACCAG ATTTTGGACATCCCAGATGGACACAGGGCTCCTGCTCCGTTGCAGAGATGCAGCAGCGGCTCCCAGA ATCCCTTGAACCCGTCACTTTTCTCCCCATCCCAGTCACCGTCCCCCATTGGAGAGCAAG AACCTTCTGCTTGTGACATCCTGTGTCCATCTCCTTCCACGCTCTTCGCTCCTTATGGAGCCGATCCTCCTCTGCTGCAACCCTGCTCGCCTTCGCCGTGTCCCAACCAAAGCTTCTCCTTCCAGCGTCAGCCGCCGGAAGGCTGCGAGCGAGTCCGAGTGTGCGAGGAATCGAT GTCCGCCTGCCGCGACGAGCCTCTCCTCCAGCCGTCCTGCCCGGACCTCAACAAGGTCAACTTCACCCCGCACGGAGGCTCAGCTTTCTGCCCCGTCAGCCTCCTGAAGCCCCTCCTGCCCTCCATGGACCTTCTCTTCCGCGGTCTGTCCGTTTCCCCCGTCACTGGCTGCCCGGGTCAGGCCTCTCCCACCAGGCAGCTGGGCATGCAGTGA
- the fam117aa gene encoding protein FAM117A isoform X4 yields MSGRSGAAPRVCSNPNLMLLLPLRATVPYQLLLGREGKTAERSSSRPPKPTMRRTLSLDAIVAPYLQGQWPKEAEGPAGTLVSDKATQTPNCWAEEAQSRRSLGGHKRSASWGSAEHLKEVAKLRQQLQKRSRHAAPSASGHELTHHSLPGSHAAGVTQTTPLVPLNRLASRLRRSVEGLNLELEEVFVSEKRDDQHQILDIPDGHRAPAPLQRCSSGSQKPSACDILCPSPSTLFAPYGADPPLLQPCSPSPCPNQSFSFQRQPPEGCERVRVCEESMSACRDEPLLQPSCPDLNKVNFTPHGGSAFCPVSLLKPLLPSMDLLFRGLSVSPVTGCPGQASPTRQLGMQ; encoded by the exons ATGTCGGGCCGAAGTGGAGCAGCTCCTCGGGTCTGCAGCAACCCCAacctgatgctgctgctgccccTCAGGGCCACGGTGCCCTACCAGCTCCTCCTCGGCAGGGAGGGTAAGACGG CTGAGAGGAGTTCGTCCCGCCCGCCTAAGCCCACCATGCGGCGGACCCTGTCCCTGGACGCCATCGTGGCGCCCTACTTGCAGGGCCAGTGGCCCAAGGAGGCCGAGGGCCCGGCTGGGACGCTCGTCAGCGACAAAGCCACCCAG ACTCCAAACTGCTGGGCAGAGGAGGCCCAGTCAAGGAGAAGCCTCGGGGGACACAAGCGCTCGGCCTCATGGGGCAGCGCGGAGCACCTGAAGGAG GTGGCTAAACTGAGACAGCAGCTGCAGAAACGATCACGCCACGCCGCTCCTTCTGCATCGGGACACGAGCTGACGCATCATTCCCTGCCAGGAAGTCACGCGGCAGGCGTTACGCAG aCGACGCCACTCGTGCCACTGAACAGGCTGGCCTCACGGCTGCGGCGGAGCGTTGAGGGTCTCAacctggagctggaggaggtgttTGTGTCGGAGAAGCGCGACGACCAACACCAG ATTTTGGACATCCCAGATGGACACAGGGCTCCTGCTCCGTTGCAGAGATGCAGCAGCGGCTCCCAGA AACCTTCTGCTTGTGACATCCTGTGTCCATCTCCTTCCACGCTCTTCGCTCCTTATGGAGCCGATCCTCCTCTGCTGCAACCCTGCTCGCCTTCGCCGTGTCCCAACCAAAGCTTCTCCTTCCAGCGTCAGCCGCCGGAAGGCTGCGAGCGAGTCCGAGTGTGCGAGGAATCGAT GTCCGCCTGCCGCGACGAGCCTCTCCTCCAGCCGTCCTGCCCGGACCTCAACAAGGTCAACTTCACCCCGCACGGAGGCTCAGCTTTCTGCCCCGTCAGCCTCCTGAAGCCCCTCCTGCCCTCCATGGACCTTCTCTTCCGCGGTCTGTCCGTTTCCCCCGTCACTGGCTGCCCGGGTCAGGCCTCTCCCACCAGGCAGCTGGGCATGCAGTGA
- the fam117aa gene encoding protein FAM117A isoform X1 translates to MSGRSGAAPRVCSNPNLMLLLPLRATVPYQLLLGREGKTAERSSSRPPKPTMRRTLSLDAIVAPYLQGQWPKEAEGPAGTLVSDKATQTPNCWAEEAQSRRSLGGHKRSASWGSAEHLKEVAKLRQQLQKRSRHAAPSASGHELTHHSLPGSHAAGVTQTTPLVPLNRLASRLRRSVEGLNLELEEVFVSEKRDDQHQILDIPDGHRAPAPLQRCSSGSQSESSPGPLDPSLLSPSQSPCRMDPSLLSLSDSPDPLNPSLFSPSQSPSPIGEQEPSACDILCPSPSTLFAPYGADPPLLQPCSPSPCPNQSFSFQRQPPEGCERVRVCEESMSACRDEPLLQPSCPDLNKVNFTPHGGSAFCPVSLLKPLLPSMDLLFRGLSVSPVTGCPGQASPTRQLGMQ, encoded by the exons ATGTCGGGCCGAAGTGGAGCAGCTCCTCGGGTCTGCAGCAACCCCAacctgatgctgctgctgccccTCAGGGCCACGGTGCCCTACCAGCTCCTCCTCGGCAGGGAGGGTAAGACGG CTGAGAGGAGTTCGTCCCGCCCGCCTAAGCCCACCATGCGGCGGACCCTGTCCCTGGACGCCATCGTGGCGCCCTACTTGCAGGGCCAGTGGCCCAAGGAGGCCGAGGGCCCGGCTGGGACGCTCGTCAGCGACAAAGCCACCCAG ACTCCAAACTGCTGGGCAGAGGAGGCCCAGTCAAGGAGAAGCCTCGGGGGACACAAGCGCTCGGCCTCATGGGGCAGCGCGGAGCACCTGAAGGAG GTGGCTAAACTGAGACAGCAGCTGCAGAAACGATCACGCCACGCCGCTCCTTCTGCATCGGGACACGAGCTGACGCATCATTCCCTGCCAGGAAGTCACGCGGCAGGCGTTACGCAG aCGACGCCACTCGTGCCACTGAACAGGCTGGCCTCACGGCTGCGGCGGAGCGTTGAGGGTCTCAacctggagctggaggaggtgttTGTGTCGGAGAAGCGCGACGACCAACACCAG ATTTTGGACATCCCAGATGGACACAGGGCTCCTGCTCCGTTGCAGAGATGCAGCAGCGGCTCCCAGAGTGAGTCGTCTCCTGGGCCCTTGGACCCGTCCTTGTTGTCTCCCTCTCAGTCGCCGTGTCGTATGGATCCATCCCTTTTGTCGCTGTCTGATTCGCCAGATCCCTTGAACCCGTCACTTTTCTCCCCATCCCAGTCACCGTCCCCCATTGGAGAGCAAG AACCTTCTGCTTGTGACATCCTGTGTCCATCTCCTTCCACGCTCTTCGCTCCTTATGGAGCCGATCCTCCTCTGCTGCAACCCTGCTCGCCTTCGCCGTGTCCCAACCAAAGCTTCTCCTTCCAGCGTCAGCCGCCGGAAGGCTGCGAGCGAGTCCGAGTGTGCGAGGAATCGAT GTCCGCCTGCCGCGACGAGCCTCTCCTCCAGCCGTCCTGCCCGGACCTCAACAAGGTCAACTTCACCCCGCACGGAGGCTCAGCTTTCTGCCCCGTCAGCCTCCTGAAGCCCCTCCTGCCCTCCATGGACCTTCTCTTCCGCGGTCTGTCCGTTTCCCCCGTCACTGGCTGCCCGGGTCAGGCCTCTCCCACCAGGCAGCTGGGCATGCAGTGA
- the fam117aa gene encoding protein FAM117A isoform X2, with protein MSGRSGAAPRVCSNPNLMLLLPLRATVPYQLLLGREAERSSSRPPKPTMRRTLSLDAIVAPYLQGQWPKEAEGPAGTLVSDKATQTPNCWAEEAQSRRSLGGHKRSASWGSAEHLKEVAKLRQQLQKRSRHAAPSASGHELTHHSLPGSHAAGVTQTTPLVPLNRLASRLRRSVEGLNLELEEVFVSEKRDDQHQILDIPDGHRAPAPLQRCSSGSQSESSPGPLDPSLLSPSQSPCRMDPSLLSLSDSPDPLNPSLFSPSQSPSPIGEQEPSACDILCPSPSTLFAPYGADPPLLQPCSPSPCPNQSFSFQRQPPEGCERVRVCEESMSACRDEPLLQPSCPDLNKVNFTPHGGSAFCPVSLLKPLLPSMDLLFRGLSVSPVTGCPGQASPTRQLGMQ; from the exons ATGTCGGGCCGAAGTGGAGCAGCTCCTCGGGTCTGCAGCAACCCCAacctgatgctgctgctgccccTCAGGGCCACGGTGCCCTACCAGCTCCTCCTCGGCAGGGAGG CTGAGAGGAGTTCGTCCCGCCCGCCTAAGCCCACCATGCGGCGGACCCTGTCCCTGGACGCCATCGTGGCGCCCTACTTGCAGGGCCAGTGGCCCAAGGAGGCCGAGGGCCCGGCTGGGACGCTCGTCAGCGACAAAGCCACCCAG ACTCCAAACTGCTGGGCAGAGGAGGCCCAGTCAAGGAGAAGCCTCGGGGGACACAAGCGCTCGGCCTCATGGGGCAGCGCGGAGCACCTGAAGGAG GTGGCTAAACTGAGACAGCAGCTGCAGAAACGATCACGCCACGCCGCTCCTTCTGCATCGGGACACGAGCTGACGCATCATTCCCTGCCAGGAAGTCACGCGGCAGGCGTTACGCAG aCGACGCCACTCGTGCCACTGAACAGGCTGGCCTCACGGCTGCGGCGGAGCGTTGAGGGTCTCAacctggagctggaggaggtgttTGTGTCGGAGAAGCGCGACGACCAACACCAG ATTTTGGACATCCCAGATGGACACAGGGCTCCTGCTCCGTTGCAGAGATGCAGCAGCGGCTCCCAGAGTGAGTCGTCTCCTGGGCCCTTGGACCCGTCCTTGTTGTCTCCCTCTCAGTCGCCGTGTCGTATGGATCCATCCCTTTTGTCGCTGTCTGATTCGCCAGATCCCTTGAACCCGTCACTTTTCTCCCCATCCCAGTCACCGTCCCCCATTGGAGAGCAAG AACCTTCTGCTTGTGACATCCTGTGTCCATCTCCTTCCACGCTCTTCGCTCCTTATGGAGCCGATCCTCCTCTGCTGCAACCCTGCTCGCCTTCGCCGTGTCCCAACCAAAGCTTCTCCTTCCAGCGTCAGCCGCCGGAAGGCTGCGAGCGAGTCCGAGTGTGCGAGGAATCGAT GTCCGCCTGCCGCGACGAGCCTCTCCTCCAGCCGTCCTGCCCGGACCTCAACAAGGTCAACTTCACCCCGCACGGAGGCTCAGCTTTCTGCCCCGTCAGCCTCCTGAAGCCCCTCCTGCCCTCCATGGACCTTCTCTTCCGCGGTCTGTCCGTTTCCCCCGTCACTGGCTGCCCGGGTCAGGCCTCTCCCACCAGGCAGCTGGGCATGCAGTGA
- the fam117aa gene encoding protein FAM117A isoform X5, whose product MMDYRPSGRRSRVHVKKTTPNCWAEEAQSRRSLGGHKRSASWGSAEHLKEVAKLRQQLQKRSRHAAPSASGHELTHHSLPGSHAAGVTQTTPLVPLNRLASRLRRSVEGLNLELEEVFVSEKRDDQHQILDIPDGHRAPAPLQRCSSGSQSESSPGPLDPSLLSPSQSPCRMDPSLLSLSDSPDPLNPSLFSPSQSPSPIGEQEPSACDILCPSPSTLFAPYGADPPLLQPCSPSPCPNQSFSFQRQPPEGCERVRVCEESMSACRDEPLLQPSCPDLNKVNFTPHGGSAFCPVSLLKPLLPSMDLLFRGLSVSPVTGCPGQASPTRQLGMQ is encoded by the exons ATGATGGACTACAGACCGTCTGGTAGGCGATCCAGGGTCCATGTGAAGAAAACG ACTCCAAACTGCTGGGCAGAGGAGGCCCAGTCAAGGAGAAGCCTCGGGGGACACAAGCGCTCGGCCTCATGGGGCAGCGCGGAGCACCTGAAGGAG GTGGCTAAACTGAGACAGCAGCTGCAGAAACGATCACGCCACGCCGCTCCTTCTGCATCGGGACACGAGCTGACGCATCATTCCCTGCCAGGAAGTCACGCGGCAGGCGTTACGCAG aCGACGCCACTCGTGCCACTGAACAGGCTGGCCTCACGGCTGCGGCGGAGCGTTGAGGGTCTCAacctggagctggaggaggtgttTGTGTCGGAGAAGCGCGACGACCAACACCAG ATTTTGGACATCCCAGATGGACACAGGGCTCCTGCTCCGTTGCAGAGATGCAGCAGCGGCTCCCAGAGTGAGTCGTCTCCTGGGCCCTTGGACCCGTCCTTGTTGTCTCCCTCTCAGTCGCCGTGTCGTATGGATCCATCCCTTTTGTCGCTGTCTGATTCGCCAGATCCCTTGAACCCGTCACTTTTCTCCCCATCCCAGTCACCGTCCCCCATTGGAGAGCAAG AACCTTCTGCTTGTGACATCCTGTGTCCATCTCCTTCCACGCTCTTCGCTCCTTATGGAGCCGATCCTCCTCTGCTGCAACCCTGCTCGCCTTCGCCGTGTCCCAACCAAAGCTTCTCCTTCCAGCGTCAGCCGCCGGAAGGCTGCGAGCGAGTCCGAGTGTGCGAGGAATCGAT GTCCGCCTGCCGCGACGAGCCTCTCCTCCAGCCGTCCTGCCCGGACCTCAACAAGGTCAACTTCACCCCGCACGGAGGCTCAGCTTTCTGCCCCGTCAGCCTCCTGAAGCCCCTCCTGCCCTCCATGGACCTTCTCTTCCGCGGTCTGTCCGTTTCCCCCGTCACTGGCTGCCCGGGTCAGGCCTCTCCCACCAGGCAGCTGGGCATGCAGTGA